A genomic segment from Chanos chanos chromosome 2, fChaCha1.1, whole genome shotgun sequence encodes:
- the irx3a gene encoding iroquois-class homeodomain protein IRX-3a: MSFPQLGYQYIRPIYPQDRQGIGNARAGTELSPSGALSNVLSTMYGSPFAAAQGYGAFLPYSNDISIFNQLGAQYELKDSPGIQHPGFPHHHPAFYPYGQYQFGDPSRPKNATRESTSTLKAWLSEHRKNPYPTKGEKIMLAIITKMTLTQVSTWFANARRRLKKENKMTWTPRSRTDEEGNVYNSDHEGDDGDKREDEEEIDLENIDTENIENKDDLDEQDDLQSDLKLDGRSDSEISDGYEDLQGPEQRFLKAVVKEGKEIHVDRGEHFHHHHHHHHHHSLELKPPQPNVDQMKLNPVSINSPPSENNGAPAQKPKIWSLAETATAPDNPRKSPLMNGNSAGPAAQTIIAPHRLLSCPVGKIQNWTNRAFSAHQLALLNSNHYLGLASQASANGLALYSRQTEEKSQNSDSAVTERSSALEAEKKLLKTAFHPVQRRPQNQLEAAMVLSALSSL, translated from the exons ATGTCTTTCCCACAACTGGGATATCAGTACATCCGACCGATATACCCACAAGATCGCCAGGGAATCGGCAATGCCCGAGCCGGGACAGAGCTGAGCCCGTCCGGGGCTCTCTCCAATGTTCTTTCAACTATGTACGGATCACCTTTCGCCGCCGCACAGGGCTACGGAGCATTTCTTCCTTATTCAAACGATATATCAATTTTCAACCAGTTG GGAGCTCAGTACGAACTAAAAGACAGTCCAGGCATCCAGCACCCTGGGTTTCCTCACCACCATCCGGCGTTTTATCCCTACGGTCAATATCAGTTTGGTGACCCATCCAGACCAAAAAATGCGACCAGGGAGAGCACTAGCACACTCAAGGCCTGGCTGAGTGAACACAGGAAAAACCCGTATCCCACCAAGGGCGAGAAAATAATGCTGGCCATCATCACCAAAATGACCCTCACTCAAGTGTCCACCTGGTTCGCCAACGCGAGGAGGAGACTGAAGAAGGAGAACAAGATGACCTGGACCCCTAGGAGCCGTACGGACGAGGAGGGAAATGTTTACAACAGTGACCACGAGGGAGACGATGGGGACAAGCGAGAGGACGAAGAGGAAATCGATTTAGAGAATATTGATACGGAAAATATCGAGAATAAGGATGATTTGGATGAACAGGACGACTTGCAGTCCGATTTGAAATTAGATGGCAGGAGTGACTCGGAAATTTCAGATGGCTATGAGGATTTACAGGGACCAGAACAGAGGTTTCTAAAAGCTGTAGTGAAAGAGGGTAAAGAGATTCACGTGGACAGGGGCGAGCacttccaccaccaccaccaccatcatcaccatcactcTTTAGAACTCAAACCGCCACAGCCTAACGTCGATCAAATGAAACTGAACCCCGTTTCCATAAACTCCCCTCCCTCAGAAAACAACGGAGCCCCGGCTCAGAAGCCTAAGATTTGGTCTCTGGCCGAAACAGCAACGGCCCCGGACAATCCCCGAAAATCCCCCCTGATGAATGGGAACTCTGCGGGGCCTGCAGCCCAGACTATCATCGCTCCACATAGACTACTTTCTTGTCCAGTAGGAAAAATCCAAAACTGGACAAATCGAGCTTTCTCTGCGCACCAACTCGCTTTGCTGAACTCCAACCATTACCTCGGACTGGCCAGCCAAGCTTCGGCGAACGGCCTTGCACTGTACAGCCGGCAAACGGAAGAGAAGAGCCAGAATTCAGACTCGGCTGTCACAG AAAGATCTAGTGCCTTGGAAGCAGAGAAAAAGTTGTTAAAAACAGCCTTCCATCCCGTTCAAAGACG GCCCCAGAACCAGCTAGAAGCTGCGATGGTGTTGTCCGCTCTCTCCTCCCTATAG